The following coding sequences lie in one Arachis ipaensis cultivar K30076 chromosome B05, Araip1.1, whole genome shotgun sequence genomic window:
- the LOC107642426 gene encoding 60S ribosomal protein L39 has protein sequence MPSHKTFRIKKKLGKKMRQNRPIPYWIRMRTDNTIRYNAKRRHWRRTKLGF, from the exons CCTTCACACAAGACTTTTAGGATCAAGAAGAAGCTGGGCAAGAAGATGAGGCAGAACAGGCCAATTCCTTACTGGATCCGCATGAGGACGGACAATACCATCAG GTATAATGCGAAGCGCAGGCACTGGCGCCGCACCAAGCTAGGGTTCTAA
- the LOC107642425 gene encoding ankyrin-1, with amino-acid sequence MLEAQPVLFRRSPSRRRMLRPGVGTDDRGWTSLHVCARKGDLKLVKKLLDEGMDVNVTAWGPKSQGVTPLHLAAEGGHLGVMDELLERGADIDARTKGACGWTPLHIAAKERRRDAVKFLVENGAFLPPDMNDSRFNPPLHYCPGLEWAYEELKRLRCEDLSSGDTSYSSEN; translated from the exons ATGCTGGAGGCGCAGCCAGTGTTGTTCAGGAGAAGCCCGTCGAGGAGGCGCATGCTGAGGCCTGGCGTTGGTACCGACGATAGAGGTTGGACTTCTCTTCATGTTTGCGCCCGCAAAGGTGATCTCAAACTG GTAAAAAAACTTCTTGATGAAGGAATGGATGTCAATGTGACTGCATGGGGCCCTAAATCACAAGGCGTGACCCCTCTTCACCTTGCTGCTGAAGGTGGCCACCTTGGAGTGATGGATGAACTGCTGGAACGTGGTGCTGACATTGATGCTAGAACAAAGGGTGCTTGTGGCT GGACACCACTCCATATTGCTGCCAAAGAAAGGAGGAGGGATGCTGTGAAATTCTTGGTTGAGAACGGAGCTTTCTTGCCACCTGATATGAACGATAGCAGATTCAATCCCCCGCTTCATTACTGCCCTGGACTTGAATGGGCCTACGAGGAGTTGAAGCGACTTCGATGTGAGGACTTGTCATCAGGGGATACATCTTACAGTTCTGAAAACTAA
- the LOC107642427 gene encoding peptidyl-prolyl cis-trans isomerase FKBP18, chloroplastic, with protein sequence MCGMQMASISIWSCSCSYNGWRCSVDDGGARQVAVTVSASGSYSHQQITRRSMAVLISSLPFMTSVLLSDSPALARERRNKKNIPLDQYITTQDGLKYYDLVEGKGPVAEKGSTVQVHFDCLYRGITAVSSRESKLLAGNRIIAQPYEFKVGAPPGKERKREFVDNPNGLFSAQAAPKPPPAMYTIVEGMRVGGKRTVIVPAESGYGQRGMNEIPPGATFELNVELLQIVDT encoded by the exons ATGTGTGGAATGCAAATGGCATCCATTTCCATTTGGAGTTGCAGTTGCAGTTACAATGGATGGAGGTGTAGCGTCGATGATGGAGGTGCGAGACAGGTGGCAGTGACGGTTTCAGCTTCAGGATCTTATTCTCATCAACAGATTACGAGAAGGTCCATGGCGGTTCTGATTTCATCATTGCCTTTCATGACTTCCGTTTTGCTCTCCGATTCGCCAGCACTTGCCAGGGAGAGGCGCAACAAGAAGAACATCCCTCTTGACCAATACATTACTACTC AGGATGGATTGAAATACTATGATTTGGTGGAAGGGAAAGGTCCAGTGGCTGAAAAGGGATCAACCGTTcag GTACATTTTGATTGCTTATATCGCGGAATTACCGCGGTATCAAGCCGAGAATCTAAACTTCTTGCTGGAAATCGTATCATTGCTCAG CCATATGAATTTAAGGTGGGAGCTCCACCAGGGAAGGAAAGGAAGCGGGAATTTGTAGACAACCCGAACGGTCTATTCTCTGCACAAGCAGCACCAAAACCTCCACCGGCTATGTACACTATTGTTGAAGGAATGCGTGTTGGTGGAAAG CGAACTGTGATTGTTCCTGCAGAGAGTGGGTATGGTCAAAGGGGAATGAATGAGATTCCG CCTGGAGCTACATTTGAATTAAATGTTGAGCTTTTGCAAATTGTAGATACCTGA
- the LOC107642428 gene encoding trihelix transcription factor GT-3b (The sequence of the model RefSeq protein was modified relative to this genomic sequence to represent the inferred CDS: added 74 bases not found in genome assembly) — MFGGEDARAARLAMVAPPQPQMLNPATSSVISGEISPTTAGREERVPAQPQWSQQETREFIAIRAELERDFTASKRNKTLWEVVSSKMRERGFRRSPEQCKCKWKNLVNRYKGKETSDPEHSRQCPFFEELHAVFTERARNMQRLHLESEARSAQTKKGVKRSSGERSSEEYSEDDEEVEDDSEEEKPSRSNARKRKVDKTDKSSKANNPSNTFSNTASNIQEMLNEFFQQQLRMEMQWREMMDRRAQERQLFEQEWRHTMEKLERERLMIEQTWREREEQRRMREESRAERRDALLTTLLNKLIHESN, encoded by the exons ATGTTCGGTGGCGAGGACGCCCGAGCGGCTCGCCTGGCCATGGTGGCGCCGCCGCAGCCGCAGATGTTGAACCCGGCGACATCGTCGGTGATTTCCGGCGAGATATCGCCGACGACGGCAGGGAGAGAGGAGAGGGTTCCGGCACAGCCGCAGTGGAGCCAGCAGGAGACGAGAGAGTTCATAGCGATACGCGCGGAGCTTGAGAGGGACTTCACTGCATCGAAGCGGAACAAGACGCTTTGGGAGGTTGTGAGCTCCAAGATGAGGGAGAGAGGCTTCAGGAGGAGCCCCGAACAGTGCAAATGCAAGTGGAAGAACCTCGTTAATCGCTATAAG GGAAAAGAGACATCTGATCCAGAGCATAGTAGGCAATGTCCATTTTTCGAAGAATTGCATGCAGTATTTACTGAAAGAGCACGTAATATGCAACGACTGCATCTAGAATCTGAGGCTCGTTCAGCTCAAACAAAGAAAGGGGTGAAAAGGTCAAGTGGAGAACGGTCCTCAGAAGAGTACTCTGAAGATGACGAGGAGGTAGAAGATGACAGTGAAGAGGAGAAGCCTTCTAGAAGCAATGCTCGTAAAAGGAAAGTTGACAAAACTGATAAGTCTTCAAAGGCAAACAATCCATCAAATACTTTCAGTAATACTGCTAGTAATATTCAGGAAATGCTCAATGAATTTTTCCAGCAGCAGCTAAGGATG AATGGAGAAACTTGAGAGGGAGAGATTAATGATTGAACAGACATGGAGGGAGCGGGAAGAACAGAGGAGAATGAGGGAAGAGAGCCGGGCAGAGAGGAGGGATGCTTTGTTGACAACTCTTTTGAACAAACTCATACATGAATCTAACTAA
- the LOC107639944 gene encoding cytochrome P450 89A2-like, with the protein MGFCFYLLASICIYIIFQAFLSIIRNKRLPPSPPTIPFLGNIFWLIKSSRNFADLEPVLRSLRSKYGDIVTIYIGSKPSIFITSHEAAHRALVKSGNVFASRPMALETIQIFFPNQYSVTTSPYGPIWRMLRQNFMQVVQPSRLKSYSICRKCALSEFKKHVLNDIKVGNKMVPIQDYINYTIYVLLSYMCFGERFDEETIKNIQRVQYNVIHNFIRFNVLNFVPMLNKIVFRGLWNEVMEIRHDRTCMLLPIIKARYEKIKANKVGGESSQFEAYVDTLFDMKIPESGNMLTDEELVSLCSEFILGGTDTTATTWLWAMANIIKCQDIQEKLFDEVKKVVKSEEDIEEEHLKRMPYLEAVVLETLRRHPPGHFILPRAVIHDTIMDGYVIPKDAIINFLVAEIGWDPNVWEDPMEFKPERFLRYDKFDIKGFREIKMMPFGAGRRICPAIDMAILHLKYFVANLVRDFKWTLEDGCEVDMSEKQTFTVVMKNPLRPCVSLRFA; encoded by the coding sequence aTGGGATTTTGTTTCTATCTCCTAGCTTCAATTTGTATCTACATTATTTTCCAAGCATTTCTCAGTATCATTCGAAACAAAAGACTTCCACCAAGCCCTCCAACCATACCTTTCTTGGGTAACATTTTTTGGCTTATCAAATCATCAAGGAACTTTGCTGATCTTGAACCTGTTCTTCGTTCCTTGCGTTCCAAGTATGGTGACATTGTCACCATTTACATTGGTTCAAAACCTTCCATTTTCATAACATCCCATGAAGCTGCTCATCGAGCACTTGTTAAATCCGGCAATGTCTTTGCAAGTCGTCCCATGGCTCTTGAAACCATTCAAATCTTCTTCCCAAACCAATATAGTGTTACCACTTCCCCTTATGGTCCAATTTGGAGAATGTTGCGCCAGAATTTCATGCAAGTGGTTCAACCTTCTCGCTTGAAATCATACTCTATTTGTCGTAAGTGTGCACTAAGTGAATTCAAGAAACATGTTTTAAATGATATTAAAGTTGGTAACAAAATGGTGCCAATTCAGGATTATATTAACTATACAATATATGTTCTGCTATCGTATATGTGTTTTGGAGAGAGATTTGATGAGGAAACCATCAAGAATATTCAAAGAGTGCAATACAATGTCATTCATAATTTCATTAGGTTTAATGTTCTGAATTTTGTACCAATGTTGAACAAGATTGTGTTTAGAGGACTATGGAATGAAGTCATGGAAATTCGTCACGATAGAACATGCATGTTGCTCCCAATCATAAAGGCACGCTATGAGAAAATCAAAGCCAATAAGGTTGGTGGTGAATCATCACAATTTGAGGCTTATGTTGATACTCTCTTTGATATGAAAATCCCAGAAAGTGGGAACATGTTAACTGATGAAGAGTTGGTGAGTTTGTGCTCTGAGTTTATACTTGGCGGCACCGACACAACGGCTACAACATGGTTATGGGCAATGGCCAACATAATCAAGTGCCAAGACATACAAGAGAAGTTGTTTGATGAGGTTAAGAAAGTTGTCAAGTCTGAGGAAGATATTGAAGAGGAACATCTTAAAAGGATGCCTTATTTAGAGGCTGTGGTGTTAGAGACATTGAGAAGACATCCACCGGGTCATTTTATATTGCCAAGGGCAGTGATACATGACACTATTATGGATGGTTATGTGATACCCAAAGATGCAATTATTAACTTTCTTGTTGCTGAAATAGGGTGGGATCCAAATGTGTGGGAAGATCCAATGGAGTTTAAGCCTGAAAGGTTTTTGAGGTATGATAAATTTGACATAAAAGGGTTTAGAGAGATTAAGATGATGCCTTTTGGTGCTGGCAGAAGAATTTGTCCTGCCATTGATATGGCAATACTTCACCTTAAGTACTTTGTGGCAAATTTGGTAAGGGATTTTAAATGGacacttgaagatgggtgtgaagTTGACATGAGTGAAAAACAGACCTTTACTGTTGTGATGAAGAACCCATTGAGGCCATGTGTGTCTCTAAGATTCGCTTAA